The Arachis duranensis cultivar V14167 chromosome 2, aradu.V14167.gnm2.J7QH, whole genome shotgun sequence genome has a window encoding:
- the LOC107474668 gene encoding uncharacterized protein LOC107474668, which yields MSSLGTSKGILEIAKFGVYVTVPIVLMYTFANNTKNLQKFMGNKSYIEYPPEAPRPPSPEELREKARELARKRNNP from the exons ATGTCATCTCTCGGCACGTCCAAGGGGATTCTTGAGATTGCTAAGTTTGGGGTCTATGTCACTGTCCCCATTGTTCTTATGTATACTTTCGCCAACAATACCAAGAACCTTCAGAAATTCATGGGAAAT AAATCATACATCGAATATCCCCCAGAGGCACCAAGGCCGCCATCACCAGAGGAACTTAGGGAGAAGGCTCGCGAGCTGGCTCGTAAAAGGAACAATCCATGA
- the LOC107474667 gene encoding probable caffeoyl-CoA O-methyltransferase At4g26220 — protein MASKGLLQTEELYKYILESSVFPREPEPLKELRDVTANHPRKLMATAPDAGQIITMLLQLVNAKKTIEIGVFTGYSLLLTALSIPEDGKITAIDIDRDAYEIGLPIIKKAGVEHKINFVESEALPILDQLLTDHENEGSYDYAFVDADKVNYWNYHERLLKLLKVGGIVVYDNTLWGGSVAKNENETPEFYRPGRHLTIEFNKQIAADSRVQISLAPFGDGITICKRIM, from the exons ATGGCATCAAAGGGTTTATTGCAAACTGAAGAGTTGTACAAG TATATTTTGGAATCTAGTGTTTTCCCACGTGAGCCAGAGCCTCTCAAGGAGTTAAGGGATGTAACTGCTAATCATCCAAG GAAATTAATGGCTACAGCACCGGATGCAGGTCAGATCATTACCATGCTTCTACAGCTAGTAAATGCTAAGAAGACTATCGAGATCGGAGTCTTCACCGGATACTCCCTTCTACTGACAGCGCTTTCGATTCCTGAGGATGGGAAG ATAACCGCTATTGATATAGATCGAGATGCATATGAAATCGGATTACCGATAATTAAGAAAGCCGGCGTTGAGCACAAGATTAACTTTGTGGAGTCCGAGGCTTTGCCGATTCTAGATCAGCTCTTGACTGAT CATGAGAATGAAGGGAGTTATGACTATGCATTTGTTGATGCCGACAAAGTTAACTATTGGAATTACCATGAGAGGCTATTGAAGTTGTTGAAGGTTGGTGGGATAGTAGTCTATGATAACACTCTCTGGGGAGGCTCTGTTGCGAAGAATGAAAATGAGACTCCGGAATTCTACAGACCTGGCAGGCATCTGACAATCGAATTCAACAAACAAATTGCAGCCGATTCTCGAGTCCAGATTTCGCTTGCTCCATTTGGGGACGGCATCACCATATGCAAGCGTATCATGTGA